A region of Candidatus Dependentiae bacterium DNA encodes the following proteins:
- a CDS encoding tetratricopeptide repeat protein, translating into MFAHKQLTTVALRYGPLALALCIGIVIKNPLDKIYRKTFPQTQPDQIDLLLKQGIDLQAAGKLKEAISTYKQLLTTNPAITQTLVRLGSAASELKDYNSAITYYKSAITIAPNHLGAYGALSANLRYTKEYAQAAKYATMGVSLVSDYYDGYFQLSKAQTELAEFEQAIKNAQKAITLQPNNIHAYLNLGHIHNRNGTLDDAVAMYKKALEITPEFPNALYNLGYTLRIQKKTDEALTYLLRAAELQANYVDAHVAIAQAYWSQKKFDVAWQEYEWRWKLLGIDPHAMSTPLWDGCDLKGKTIVLYCEQGLGDTLQFVRYTKLVKEKGATVVCKVQKPLLTLLAQFPHIDKLISSMAETKGMHIDYQAPLLNLPGILKTREHTIPADIPYLKADPKLISLWKSKLAHDTKFKIGLCWHVDPHHEVDKSPWEKRTVTIDLFTQLSRIANTSFYSLQKINGEDQLKNLPESFVVKTFDQNFDEKHGRFMDTAAVIMNLDLVITVDTSVAHLAAGMGKKVWMLLPYTPDPRWYNEGQATPWYPNMRLFRQPKPYDWQSVGNELKVALAALVK; encoded by the coding sequence ATGTTTGCACACAAACAACTCACCACTGTTGCACTCCGTTATGGACCCCTTGCACTTGCTCTGTGCATTGGTATTGTGATAAAAAACCCCTTAGATAAAATCTATCGTAAGACGTTTCCTCAAACACAACCCGATCAGATAGACCTCTTACTAAAACAGGGCATAGATCTCCAAGCAGCGGGTAAACTCAAAGAGGCTATCAGCACCTATAAGCAATTACTCACAACAAATCCCGCCATTACTCAAACGCTCGTTCGCCTGGGCAGTGCCGCATCAGAACTTAAAGATTACAACAGCGCCATTACGTATTATAAAAGTGCCATCACTATTGCACCCAACCATCTTGGTGCTTATGGTGCATTAAGCGCAAATTTACGGTATACAAAAGAATATGCGCAAGCGGCAAAATACGCCACAATGGGTGTTTCACTAGTATCTGATTATTACGATGGCTATTTCCAACTCAGCAAAGCACAAACAGAACTAGCAGAATTTGAACAAGCAATAAAAAATGCACAAAAAGCAATAACTCTACAACCGAACAATATTCATGCCTATCTCAACCTCGGGCATATCCATAACAGAAATGGCACACTCGACGATGCCGTTGCCATGTACAAAAAAGCATTAGAAATTACACCTGAATTTCCTAATGCATTGTACAACCTAGGTTACACACTCAGAATTCAGAAAAAAACTGACGAAGCGCTCACCTACTTACTCCGCGCAGCGGAACTCCAAGCAAATTATGTTGATGCACACGTTGCTATTGCACAAGCTTATTGGTCACAAAAAAAGTTTGATGTTGCATGGCAAGAATACGAGTGGCGCTGGAAACTCTTAGGCATTGACCCACATGCCATGAGTACACCACTGTGGGATGGCTGCGATCTAAAAGGTAAAACCATTGTACTCTACTGCGAACAAGGCCTGGGCGACACCTTACAATTTGTACGCTACACAAAATTAGTAAAAGAAAAAGGCGCTACGGTGGTGTGCAAAGTACAAAAGCCCCTGCTTACTTTACTGGCTCAATTTCCGCACATCGACAAGCTCATCAGCAGCATGGCAGAAACCAAAGGAATGCATATTGATTACCAAGCACCGCTCTTGAATCTGCCGGGCATTTTAAAGACACGTGAACATACGATTCCTGCCGACATCCCTTATCTCAAAGCAGATCCAAAGCTTATCAGTTTGTGGAAATCAAAATTGGCTCACGATACAAAATTCAAAATTGGCCTTTGTTGGCATGTTGACCCGCACCACGAAGTTGATAAATCACCATGGGAAAAACGCACCGTTACTATTGATCTCTTCACACAACTCTCGCGAATAGCTAACACCAGTTTTTATAGCTTGCAAAAAATTAATGGCGAAGATCAGCTCAAGAATCTGCCCGAAAGTTTTGTCGTAAAAACCTTTGACCAAAACTTTGATGAAAAACATGGCAGATTTATGGATACTGCTGCCGTGATTATGAATCTTGATTTGGTGATTACGGTTGACACTTCCGTTGCACACCTTGCTGCTGGCATGGGCAAAAAAGTGTGGATGCTGTTGCCGTACACTCCCGACCCACGTTGGTATAACGAAGGCCAGGCCACACCATGGTATCCCAACATGCGCTTATTCAGACAACCAAAACCGTACGATTGGCAATCAGTAGGCAATGAATTAAAAGTAGCATTGGCTGCTCTGGTAAAATAG